The DNA window AATACGAGAAAACGCTGAAAATGAGTTAAATAACCTGAGTTCGGCGAATTTCTTTTAAAAAGACAACAAGTTGTCTGAATCAGGATTAGCAGGATTAAAAAGTGTGATTTACCTGACTTTTTGGTTTGAGGGTTTTAAATCCTGTTAATCCTGAAAATCCTGATTCAGACAATGTTTTAATCTTGTCTGGAGAATCCCGATGAAAAACAAGAGAGCAATCTCTGCCAGTCCTTCAAACCTTTTCGCCTGTTCCGACAGACCTGCTAGGTTTTTAAAACCTAGCAGGTCTCTGTTTTATTTTATAAATCTCGCCAAACTCAGGTTAAATATCAAAGACGATGATAGATTAAAATCACTGGCGTTTATTTATCTCACCGTAAAAACCGTTCTTAATCTATCGGATACAGAAACCTTTGATTGTTTAACCGAAGGCGGGGGAGATTTTGGCGTTGATGCGGTTTATATTTCTGACCCCATAGACAATGAATTTACCGTTTGTTTATTTCAGGGGAAATATCAACGAAAATTAGAGGCAACTGCCAATTTTCCCGAAAATGGGATTAAAGCCCTTATTTTTGCAGTACAACGGTTATTTGACCCTTCCTTTAAAATCAGCCATATCAACCCGCGATTAGCCAGCAAATTAGCGGATATCCTTTCCTTTATTCATGATGGTTATATTCCGCAAGTACGTCTTATTGCTTGCAATAATGGACTTTGTTGGAACGAATCCACACAGCAAGAAATTAACCGAATACAAGCAAACTTAGGTAATCAAACCCGAGTACGGCGAGTTTTATAAAATAAAACAGACATCTACTAGGTTTTCAAAACCTAGTAAGTCTGTCGGTAACAGGATTTAAAACCCTCAAACCAAAAAGTCAGGTGAATCACGCTTTTTAATTCTGCTCATTCTGAAAATTCTGTGAATTCTGATTCAGACAAAAGAAAGACCTAAACCATAACACAAGCAACCCGTTCATCTAATGCCAACACTGCCCGCTTAATTACCGTGACTGCAACTTGCAAACGCTCATCATGACATAAACCCAAAACAACACTATTTAAATGCTCAATATAAGCTTTATTTAAAGCCGCTTTCCCCTCTTCATAAATCAAAGGAATTGCAGGCTGTAACACAACCAGTTGCGAAAAAAATTGATTCGTAATTGTAAAACACTGATTTAAATAAGCCTCTAAATCAGGAAAATCAACATCTGTCATTCCTTGAATATCACCCAAGGTATAAGCCATAAAATCAATAGGCGTGCGATCCGTGATAAAATCGGTTGGCGCATCATGCCAGCTCATTGTGGCACTGTTTAAAACCCGCTGTTGTATCCATAATCGAGTTTTAAAATCCATCGGTTTAGCAGGGTCTAAACCATACTCTTGAAAAACAGCACTGGTACTTGTCGCTAAAAAAGGCATCCCTGTTTTTTCTGCAATAGCACGCGCCAACGTGGTTTTACCCGTGCGGTGACCGCCACATAAACCAATTCTCATAATCATTCCATTCTGTAACAATAAACGATGATAACCGCTTTTCCTTGGCATGAGCCATTATGGCATACAATTCACACGGCTTATCAAAAAGATAGACTGCCTCACGCGCTCCTATTTTGTGGTGTGCAAGGGATGGGAAAAACAGCACTTGCGCAACGTTTAGCCGCATTATTACTCTGTGAAACACCTTTAGCAGACGGAAACCCCTGCCAACAATGCAAAGCCTGTCAACTGCGACAAGCCAATAATCACCCTGATTTTTTAGAAATTGCCCCCGCCGAAGCAGGTAAACAAATTTTAATCGATCAAATTCGACAACTCATTCAATTTTGCGCACTCACGTCCCATCATGGACGCTACCAAGTTGCTTTAATTCACCCTGCTGAAGCAATGAATCACAACGCCGCTAATAGCTTACTGAAAATATTAGAAGAGCCACCCGCTAAAACCGTTCTGCTCCTTGTCAGTCATCAACCCAGTGCCCTAATGGCGACAATACGCAGTCGTTGCCAGCGTGTTGACTTTTCTAAAGTTAATCCCGCAGTGACACAACAATGGCTTAGTCAACAATTGCCAAATCATCCCGCTATTCCCTTACTGCTCAATCTCTCCGCACAAGCCCCGCTCACCGCTTTAGCCTTAGCCCAAGGTGACGCATTGAACCAACGCCAGCAACTGTTAGATAGCCTTATCAAACTCCCAACAGGGCAAGAAGAACCGATTAAAGTGGCTGAATTATGGGGACAAATGGAAGCCATCCAAGTCATACATTGGATGTTAAGCTGGACAATGGACTTAATCCGCCTACAATTAGCAGGGCAACAAAGTCCTGTGACAAATATTGATAAAAGAAACGCGCTACAAGGACTTGCGCCCACCGTACCACTTCCCCGCCTTTTTGAATTGCTAGAAATGGAAAAAGAAGCCTATCAATTAATTAAAGGAACAAGCAATGTAAAGCCTCAAGGCTTATTTGAAAGTTTAGCCATCACATGGGGACGGGTACGGCGTAAAGAATAATAAACTAAATACTGCCAATTCTGAAAATCTTGATTCAGACAAAAGCGTTAAATCTTAACTTGTGCCTTTTCCCAACGACTTAAGGCTTGATGAATCAATAAATTTTGCCCTTGAATCCATTCCGCTATAAACATTTCTTCTAAGGCTAAACGGGCAGGATGTTGAGAAATAGGGGTTTTCCCTTCGGCTAATAATTCCGCTTCTAAAATTGTATATAACTGCATCCATACCGCACAATCATGGCTACGATTACGCCAATCTCCCGCAAAGGCAGTACCAGGACATTGTCCTTTACACATTAAGAAAAAGCGACAATCTTGACAGCCTTGATAATGTTGCGGGGTATGATACAAGGCTAAATACCGTTCAAAGCCTTCTATATTTGCTTTAACAAAATCAATGCCTTCTTTATTTGTCCGCCCACAATTACGCCGTTGTCCGTGTCCTTCCACACTACGTACAGCGCGAGTGGTGTAGGCATCGCAAGCCTTCCAGACACAAGTCACGGGCGCGTCATCGCCTAATAATAAACAGCGCATATCGTGAAAAATATCAAATCGTAACTGGCTCAAGGTTTTTTCTAATTCAAGAAAACTTTGTAACGCGGCTAAATTTTCCGTATCACTGAGGGCATATTGTTGCGCAATAATTGGGTTATCAATTTCTAAAATATGTAACCGTACTGAACGAATCCCAAGCTGTTCCATGTCTCGTAACCAAGTATGTAACAAAGGTAATTTGTCAGCCCGTGCATTGCCTTGATGTAACGTAATGATTAAACCCGCTGGAATACCCAACGCGCATAATTTTTCGATAGCCTGCTCTGTTTTCGCCGTTGCCTCGCGGGTTTTACGATAAGTGCCTGCCCAACGGACATCATTTAATTCTCCCCCGCCATCAATAGAAATGCCAACATGCACATTATATTTTTGAAATAACTGAATATGTGCATCCGTGATTAACGTCCCATTGGTTTGCAAATTATTCTGCCCATAACGGGCAAATCCCCACGCCCACAAGGTTTCTAAATCAGCTAACGGAATTAATAAAGCCTCTCCTCCAAATAAACTAAAGGGTTCATTTTCCTGTGCCAAACTTGCCAGCATTTTAGGAATATCATAATGATGCGTGACATTATCCGCATCGCGTTGTGGGTTTTGATAGCAATATTGACATTGAATATTGCATTTAACCCCTAAAGGACGAAGTTCGACAGACATGATAAAAACAACTTTATTGCTTTTCCTGATTGGGTGATGAATTAGACGTAAAAAAGTTTCTAGTCAAGTAATTTTTATAATTATTTTTTTATTGCATAAAATTCATAACGATATATACTCAGTTGTAATCAACTGGTTTTAAAAGGATATTTTATGCATTTTTACCTAAGAGTTTTATCGCTACTAAGCTTATTCTGCCTCATTGTTCCATTGAGTTGGGCTGGGGAAGATGAGTGGACTATGTTTGATTTACCTGATGCTGGAACAGGGTTTTTAGATACTAGCGCAGTACCATCTGGATTAATTTTATCGAATACCTACCAAAGTATGGATAAAGGAGAAAGTTGGACGGCTATACAACAAATTGATTATTCCCTTAATAACCGCTCAATACGCTATCGAAAAGACCCAACTGCTGATATTTGGTATGGCGTAGATAATGACTTCTCAGGTATTAGTGCGTTTTACAAACGCATCGGCTTATATGGTAAATGGGCTGAAGTTGTGGCTGATAATGGTTTTGCGTTACCACCTATACAAATAGTGCATTCATGGGTTGCAGAGGGGGCAGATATTTTAGCAATTGCGCCAACTCAACCTGCAACAATTTATGCTTGTGTTACGCCCATAACTAATGGTTACAGTTATTTAGATGAAAATATTTACCGTTCACAAGATGGCGGAAAACGATGGTATCCAATTTATTCTCTTGAGAAACCTGTCAATAGATTTTTAGCCAGAACCTTAGTCGTTGACCCCAACTCACCCAATACATTGTATATTTTAGGGCAAGAGACTATGGAGGCTGATGCTAATGGTAAGTATAAATATAAACTTTACACAAGTCATAATGCTGGGAATGACTGGACAGAAACAGCACATAATACCATTGAAACTAATTATATTGCTTTATTAAGTACACGCAATACACTGTCAGCCGTCGCAACAACGCCAACAACACTTTATTTGAATACAAATAATCCCACATCATCCGAATTATTCCAAACAACGGTAACAGGGAATATTTGGGAAAAGCTTTCCCTTCCTTCTGCCTTAGATAGAGTTGGTTTAGTGCAGGATGATTTATCTATAGAGTTAATTCCTAGTAAAACAGCACTATATGCTATCATCTCACCATATTATCAATATGAAGAACAGGATAGACTTTATAAGCTTACTCATAACAGTGTTAATTGGACAGAATTAACGAGCGATTTATTCCCCTCAACCTATTACCAACTGGTTATAGACTCTGAGGACGAAAACACCCTTTATCTCACAACAAAAGAGAATATTTTAAAAAGTAGTGATGAAGGAGAAAGTTGGCAATTAAGCAAAAAAGGCTTAAAGAATAGGAATATAGAAAAACTATTTAGTACGCCAACGACACTGTATGCACTGACAAATGGGGAGTTGTTTCAAGTAACAGATAAAGGCAAAACATGGACTAATTCAAATCTGCTTTTTCCCGCTATTCGTTTTCAAACCATAAACACCACGCTAGAAGCCACGAAAGTTTACGGATATACAAAAGATTGCAAATCGTTATATGTTAAACAACAGGGGCAAGAAGCTGTTTTTCATCCACTCCCAACGACTTTCCATCTATGTAGTGTAGATAGGACACAAGTGATATTACACACCGTTCCTTATGATGCTAAAACCCTATATGCAGTCGCTCCTGCGGGAAACAGTCCGTACTCAAGTGTAGATACGGAACAAACAGATAAACTCACAACCCCACAAATTTTAAAAAGCACTGATGATGGCGCAACATGGACAACACTTTACACATTGCTAAATCAACGTCAGTTTACATTAGTTCCAGACCCTATCACGCCGAAAACACTTTACGCATCCGTTGAAGCATTGGGCATTATGCGCAGTATTGACGATGGCGCGACATGGGAATTGCTGACTGATAAATTTGCAGGGATAAAGTTGTATGATTTTAAAGTATTACCTACAACACCACGTACTTTCCTTGTTGTGCAACGACTGGGCGAACAACTCACACTTCTTAAAAGTACAGATGAAGGTCGTAATTGGGTTACCAGTATTCAAAGACTAGACGATTTTTATCCGTTTGTATTACAAGCGCATAAAACCTCAGAAAATAACTACCTGCTATACAATTTGGTGGAAGATATCCTATATAAAAGTAGTGATACGGGAGACAGTTGGTGTCCCATTATTCCTTTCCCATTACCGCAACTCAATATACCAACTTTTGCAATAGATTCGACAGACGATAATACAGTCTATGCTTATACGTATACGTATGACGGCGACTTAGTAAAATACATGGTAGCAACATACACACCAACAACAAAGGAGTTTGTCAATCAGTTAAATGCTTATAATCTAACAACAAACTCACTTAATGACGCTATCATAACGGGGAAAATACAGCGTGATAGTTGTGAGACAGGTGGAAGATATGCATCTGTGCCTTTATCAGCAACAGTAGATATACAAGGGAGTATTGAGCCATTACCTGAACACATTGGACAAACAGCGGATATTGTTGTTTATGCACTATATGCTTTTGGTAGTGGGTCTATGTATTTTATGCTGGGGGATAATACGATTCAGGTTTGGGAGCATGCAATGGAAAACACATCAGAGTTAATTCCGTTTAAACAAGGAATTACATTGCAAGCTAAAAATGATATCCCTTTATATAAAGGACAGTTTCTTGCAGCAGGTCGTCTCTATATTTCTTTTGGTTATCGTTTAGCAGACGGAACAGTTATTGTTAATAAAAAAGAACTCACTGTTGATATTTTTTAAATTTTAATCCTAAAAGACGTTTAACAAATCTGTTTTGTTAAACGTCTTTTTTTATTCGAGCTACTTAACAGTTTTTCCCTTCTGCACGGAATGAAGAAAAAAAGAAGCAATAGCAATGAGTAAATCAGAGATAAAAAAGTTTCTAGTCAAATAATTTTTATAATTATTTTTTATTGCATAAAATTCATGATGATATATACTTAGTTGTAATTAACTGGTTTTACAAGGATATTTTATGCATTTTTACCTAAGAGTTTTATCGCTACTAAGCTTATTCTGCCTCATTGTTCCATTGAGTTGGGCAGGGGAAGATGAATGGACAATAATTGATTTACCTGATGGTGGGTCAGGGGTTTTAAATACTCGGTCACTTGATACTAGTACAGTACCATCGCGATTAATTTTATCAAATAGCTACCAAAGTATTGATAAAGGAGAAAGTTGGACAGCCATACAACCTGTCGGTTTTGATAATATCACAATACGCTATCGAAAAGACCCAACTGCTGATATTTGGTATGGTGTAGAGAACTACTCAGGTCTTAGGGCATTTTACAAACGCATCGGCTTATATGGTGAATGGGTTGAAGTTGTGGCTGATGATGGTTTTACTTTACCACGACGACAAATAAACTCTGGTAATGGGTCAGATATTTTAGCGATTGCGCCGACTCAACCTGCAACAATTTATGCTTGTGTTACGCCTATCACTAATGATTACAATCAGTTAAATGAAAATATCTACCGTTCACAAGATGGTGGAAAACGATGGTATGCGATTTATTCTCTTGAGAAACCTGTCAATAGATTTTTAGCCAGAACTTTAGTCGTTGACCCTCACTCACCCAATACATTGTATATTTTAGGGCAAGAGACTACAGAGGCTGATGCTAATGGTCAGTATAAATACAAACTCTACACAAGTCATAATGCTGGGGATGACTGGACAGAAACAGCACATAATATCCTTGAAGCTGGGTATATTACTTCGCTAAGTCTGCTCAATACACTGTCAGTTGTCGCAACAACGCCAACAACACTTTATCTGAATACAAATAACTCCACATCACCCGAATTATTTCGAACCACCATAACAGGGAATGCTTGGGAAAAACTTCCCCTTCCTTCTGCCTTAGATAGAGTTGATTTAGTGCAGGATGATTTATCTATAGAGTTAATTCCTAGTAAAACCGCACTCTATGCTATTGCCTCATATCGATATATAAAGGACAACATAAGCCCATTTAATCCGACTAGAGAGGATAAACTTTATAAACTC is part of the Beggiatoa alba B18LD genome and encodes:
- a CDS encoding AAA family ATPase; translated protein: MRIGLCGGHRTGKTTLARAIAEKTGMPFLATSTSAVFQEYGLDPAKPMDFKTRLWIQQRVLNSATMSWHDAPTDFITDRTPIDFMAYTLGDIQGMTDVDFPDLEAYLNQCFTITNQFFSQLVVLQPAIPLIYEEGKAALNKAYIEHLNSVVLGLCHDERLQVAVTVIKRAVLALDERVACVMV
- a CDS encoding sialidase family protein is translated as MHFYLRVLSLLSLFCLIVPLSWAGEDEWTMFDLPDAGTGFLDTSAVPSGLILSNTYQSMDKGESWTAIQQIDYSLNNRSIRYRKDPTADIWYGVDNDFSGISAFYKRIGLYGKWAEVVADNGFALPPIQIVHSWVAEGADILAIAPTQPATIYACVTPITNGYSYLDENIYRSQDGGKRWYPIYSLEKPVNRFLARTLVVDPNSPNTLYILGQETMEADANGKYKYKLYTSHNAGNDWTETAHNTIETNYIALLSTRNTLSAVATTPTTLYLNTNNPTSSELFQTTVTGNIWEKLSLPSALDRVGLVQDDLSIELIPSKTALYAIISPYYQYEEQDRLYKLTHNSVNWTELTSDLFPSTYYQLVIDSEDENTLYLTTKENILKSSDEGESWQLSKKGLKNRNIEKLFSTPTTLYALTNGELFQVTDKGKTWTNSNLLFPAIRFQTINTTLEATKVYGYTKDCKSLYVKQQGQEAVFHPLPTTFHLCSVDRTQVILHTVPYDAKTLYAVAPAGNSPYSSVDTEQTDKLTTPQILKSTDDGATWTTLYTLLNQRQFTLVPDPITPKTLYASVEALGIMRSIDDGATWELLTDKFAGIKLYDFKVLPTTPRTFLVVQRLGEQLTLLKSTDEGRNWVTSIQRLDDFYPFVLQAHKTSENNYLLYNLVEDILYKSSDTGDSWCPIIPFPLPQLNIPTFAIDSTDDNTVYAYTYTYDGDLVKYMVATYTPTTKEFVNQLNAYNLTTNSLNDAIITGKIQRDSCETGGRYASVPLSATVDIQGSIEPLPEHIGQTADIVVYALYAFGSGSMYFMLGDNTIQVWEHAMENTSELIPFKQGITLQAKNDIPLYKGQFLAAGRLYISFGYRLADGTVIVNKKELTVDIF
- a CDS encoding radical SAM protein, with product MSVELRPLGVKCNIQCQYCYQNPQRDADNVTHHYDIPKMLASLAQENEPFSLFGGEALLIPLADLETLWAWGFARYGQNNLQTNGTLITDAHIQLFQKYNVHVGISIDGGGELNDVRWAGTYRKTREATAKTEQAIEKLCALGIPAGLIITLHQGNARADKLPLLHTWLRDMEQLGIRSVRLHILEIDNPIIAQQYALSDTENLAALQSFLELEKTLSQLRFDIFHDMRCLLLGDDAPVTCVWKACDAYTTRAVRSVEGHGQRRNCGRTNKEGIDFVKANIEGFERYLALYHTPQHYQGCQDCRFFLMCKGQCPGTAFAGDWRNRSHDCAVWMQLYTILEAELLAEGKTPISQHPARLALEEMFIAEWIQGQNLLIHQALSRWEKAQVKI
- a CDS encoding DNA polymerase III subunit delta', translating into MITAFPWHEPLWHTIHTAYQKDRLPHALLFCGVQGMGKTALAQRLAALLLCETPLADGNPCQQCKACQLRQANNHPDFLEIAPAEAGKQILIDQIRQLIQFCALTSHHGRYQVALIHPAEAMNHNAANSLLKILEEPPAKTVLLLVSHQPSALMATIRSRCQRVDFSKVNPAVTQQWLSQQLPNHPAIPLLLNLSAQAPLTALALAQGDALNQRQQLLDSLIKLPTGQEEPIKVAELWGQMEAIQVIHWMLSWTMDLIRLQLAGQQSPVTNIDKRNALQGLAPTVPLPRLFELLEMEKEAYQLIKGTSNVKPQGLFESLAITWGRVRRKE